From the genome of Saccopteryx bilineata isolate mSacBil1 chromosome 6, mSacBil1_pri_phased_curated, whole genome shotgun sequence, one region includes:
- the SPRY2 gene encoding protein sprouty homolog 2, whose translation MEARAQSSSGSQPLLQASRDSGRQRGEPDPREALTQQVHVLSLDQIRAIRNTNEYTEGPTVVPRPGLKPAPRLSAQHKHERLHGLPEHRQPPRLQHSQIHSSARVPLSRSISTVSSGSRSSTRTSTSSSSSEQRLLGPSFTSGPVADGIIRVQPKSELKPGELKPLSKEDLGLHAYRCEDCGKCKCKECTYPRPLPSDWICDKQCLCSAQNVIDYGTCVCCVKGLFYHCSNDDEDNCADNPCSCSQSHCCTRWSAMGVMSLFLPCLWCYLPAKGCLKLCQGCYDRVNRPGCRCKNSNTVCCKVPTVPPRNFEKPT comes from the coding sequence ATGGAggccagagctcagagcagcagtGGGTCACAGCCCTTGCTTCAGGCATCCCGTGACAGCGGCAGACAGCGTGGGGAACCTGACCCTAGAGAAGCCCTCACCCAGCAGGTACACGTGTTGTCCCTGGATCAGATCAGAGCTATACGGAACACCAATGAGTACACAGAGGGGCCTACTGTGGTCCCGAGACCTGGCCTCAAGCCTGCTCCTCGCCTTTCTGCTCAGCACAAACACGAGAGACTCCATGGTCTGCCCGAGCACCGCCAGCCTCCCAGGCTCCAGCACTCACAGATCCATTCTTCTGCACGAGTTCCTCTGTCCAGGTCCATCAGCACGGTCAGCTCGGGATCTCGGAGCAGTACGAGGACAAGTACCAGCAGCAGTTCCTCTGAACAGAGACTGTTGGGACCATCCTTCACCTCTGGACCAGTAGCTGATGGGATAATCCGGGTGCAGCCCAaatctgagctcaagccaggtgagcttAAGCCTCTGAGCAAGGAAGATTTGGGACTGCATGCCTACAGGTGTGAAGACTGTGGCAAGTGCAAGTGTAAGGAGTGCACCTACCCGAGGCCTCTGCCTTCAGACTGGATCTGCGACAAGCAGTGCCTTTGCTCGGCTCAGAACGTGATTGACTATGGGACTTGCGTGTGCTGTGTGAAAGGTCTCTTCTATCACTGTTCTAATGATGACGAGGACAACTGTGCTGACAACCCGTGTTCTTGCAGCCAGTCTCACTGTTGTACACGTTGGTCAGCCATGGGCGTCATGTCCCTCTTTTTGCCTTGTTTATGGTGTTACCTTCCAGCCAAGGGTTGCCTTAAATTGTGCCAGGGGTGTTATGATCGGGTTAATAGGCCTGGATGCCGGTGTAAAAACTCAAACACAGTTTGCTGCAAAGTTCCCACTGTCCCACCCAGGAACTTTGAAAAACCAACATAG